A window from Anoplolepis gracilipes chromosome 15, ASM4749672v1, whole genome shotgun sequence encodes these proteins:
- the LOC140673772 gene encoding uncharacterized protein — translation MPRGKFVNHKGRNRHFTNPEELEEQRRQEEKKQQWRKNKEQDSSEEEEEDDDEKPKSSGTNKSKNLSATDSESDSDSESETEGGKAKGVENLIEVENPNRIQKKTKKLSHLNQSLDAKPELSRREREQLEKQRAYANYQKLHAAGKTDEARADLARLAIIKQQREEAAKRREEEKKQKEMAQQKKTELTQKALGKKS, via the exons ATGCCACGAG GAAAATTCGTAAATCACAAAGGCAGGAATCGACATTTTACGAATCCGGAGGAGTTAGAGGAACAACGTCGCcaggaagaaaaaaagcaacagtgGAGA aaaaataaggaACAGGACAGTtctgaagaagaagaagaagacgatGATGAAAAACCTAAATCAAGTGGCACTAATAAATCAAAGAATTTGAGTGCCACGGATAGTGAGAGTGACTCAGATTCAGAATCAGAAACAGAG gGAGGCAAAGCAAAGGGCGTAGAGAATTTAATTGAAGTAGAAAATCCAAACAgaatacaaaagaaaactAAGAAACTAAGCCATTTGAATCAATCGTTAGATGCAAAACCTGAATTATCTCGAAGAGAACG GGAACAGTTAGAAAAACAAAGAGCTTATgcgaattatcaaaaattacatgCAGCTGGTAAAACGGACGAAGCTCGGGCGGATTTAGCACGATTAGCTATAATTAAGCAGCAACGAGAAGAGGCAGCAAAGCGACgggaggaagagaaaaagCAAAAGGAAATGgcacaacaaaaaaaaaccgaGTTGACGCAAAAAGCACTCGGAAAGAAATCTTAA